The sequence below is a genomic window from Mycobacterium heidelbergense.
CGGGCCGGTCGCCATGCATCGCGGTGCCGTGACCGCCCGCGACCAGGTTGCGCGAATCCCCGTAGGTCGGCAAAAACCAATGAAACGCCAGGCCCATTCACAGTCCTTTTCCGCTTCTCCACTGTGCACGAAAGCTCCAGCGTGCGAAACATCGGCCGGAGGCGCGACGGTTGAAACCTTCGAGATTGGATCTCGTACCGGCCGTCGGAGTCGTCGCCGCACGGGTGTCCGGCGGGCGAACCCGGCGCCGCGGCCCGGTGAGCGCGATGTCAACTCTTTGTGACCGCTACATCACAATGCCTGCTCTACGGCGTGGCTGGGGCGGTAAATCCCTGTGGGCGCGGCATTATGGCGACTGTGCCTGACCTGAACCGGCGTGCGGTGCTGCGGATGGGCGCCGCTGCCAGCGCGGCGGCCGCCGGCGTGTGGGCGTTGAGCGCGCTGCTGGATCCGCTCGAGCCGCAAGCCGCGCCGCCGCAAGCCCCCGCGCCGTTTGAGCCCCCGGCCGCGGGCAGCAGCCCGCCGACCAAGCTCACCGGTTCGTTCATCTCGGCGGCCCGCGGCGGGGTCAAGACCAATTGGGTGATCGCCCTGCCGCCGGGCCAGAAGGCCGGCGCCGGCGCGCTGCGCCCGGTGATCGCTTTGCACAGCAAGGACGGCAATGCCGACCAGATGATCGAGATCGGCGTCGAAGACGGGCTGGCCCAACTGGTCAAAGCCGGCAAGACGCCGTTCGCGGTGGTGGGCGTCGACGGCGGCAATACCTATTGGCACCGAAGGGCTTCGGGCGTGGACTCGGGCGCGATGGTGCTCGAGGAGCTGTTGCCGATGCTGTCCTCGATGGGCATGGACACCTCGCGGGTGGGCTTCATGGGGTGGTCGATGGGCGGCTACGGCGCGCTGCACCTGGGGGCCAAGCTGGGCCCGGCGCGCACCGCCGGGATCTGCGCGATCAGCCCGGCGTTGTTCACGTCGTTCACCGGCAGCACCCTCGGGGCGTTCGACAGCTATGACGACTGGGTGCAAAACAGCGTGATCGGCGTGCCCGCACTCTCCCAGATCCCGCTGCGCGTGGACTGCGGCACCGGCGACCGCTTCTATTTCGCCACGCGCCAGTTCGTCAGCCAGCTGAAAAAGCCGCCGGCCGGCAACTTCTCCCAGGGCGGGCACGACGTGGACTACTGGCGTGAGCAGTTGCCCGGCGAGTTGGCCTGGATGGCGTCCTAGCCGAGGCACCCACAAGGGATGACACTCCGGCCGGAAGACACCGCCAGCTCGCCCCGCAAAGCGGAGCGGCGCATGAGGCGGACGCATGGCCGCGTCACCGGCGGGTCGGGCCGTAATGAACTTCTCGCCGCGAACGAACGTCTTATTAACGAAAGGTGTTGGGAGGTTTTGAGATGAGCCCGCTGCTGCTGGTCTGCATCGTGGCCGCCGCGCCGGTCGTCGGCGTCGGCCTGATGCACGTGCAGGCGCGCCTGGAGCAGTGGGACTACGAGCGGCACGCGGACGACTGAAGCCGTTCGGCGTCTTCCGCTAACACCTTGTGCGGCCGGCCTTTTCGCCGTAATGCCGCTCACCGAGACAACTGCAGGCCAATGAGCGGTGCGATCTTGCCGGCCAGATATTCGTGCCCCGCGTCGTTGGGATGCACGCCGTCCGGGCCGATCAGGTCCGGCCTGTCGACGAACCAACGGTCGCCGATCGGGTCGACGAACGCCGCCCCCGCGGCCCGGGAGGCGGCGTTGAGCACGTCGCGAACCTGCAGGATCCACCCGGGTACGTCGGCGGTCGGCCACGGCGGTCCGATCACCAGGAGCCTCGCGGACGGCGCACGGATGCGCGCCAGATCGAAAGCGTCGCCGGCCCTTTCGGCCAGCTGTTCGGGATCGACGCCCTGGTCGTTGCGTGAGCCGAAGAACACCACCAGCGCGTCGTCGGGCTTGACCGCCCGCCCCGTCAGGTCCTCGAAGACGCTGCCGTGGTCGCCGGGCACGATGTAGCCGGCCCTGCCCTCGGCCGCCACGTCGGCGACGATCCGCACGCCTCGCTGGGCGAGCGTGTGCCAGGCCAGGGCGGTCCACGATTTCGGGCCCAGGCCGCCCTCGTCGGTGCCGGTGGTATAGGAGTCGCCGATCACCGCGACGTGGTTCAGCCGGGAATCCACGGTCAGCGTGTCGTAGGCCCGCACCCGCGCCGGGTGCGCCGGGTCTCCGAAGACAACGCCCACCGCAAGGGCGAGGCCGATGACGATCGTGGCCAGACGACTCACTACTACCTCCACGGAAACCGCATCGCCCTGTGCCGCATCCAAATCAACGGAATCGTACGGGGAAACGACGCGATTCGCGTACCGAGGCACCCGTCACACCGCGCGGGCCGAAACCGCTTCCAGCCCACCGTCGATCGGATGCAGCTTGGTGCCTACCGGCTCGGTGGGCTCGGCTTTCTCGTCGGC
It includes:
- a CDS encoding Rv0518 family GDSL lipase; amino-acid sequence: MSRLATIVIGLALAVGVVFGDPAHPARVRAYDTLTVDSRLNHVAVIGDSYTTGTDEGGLGPKSWTALAWHTLAQRGVRIVADVAAEGRAGYIVPGDHGSVFEDLTGRAVKPDDALVVFFGSRNDQGVDPEQLAERAGDAFDLARIRAPSARLLVIGPPWPTADVPGWILQVRDVLNAASRAAGAAFVDPIGDRWFVDRPDLIGPDGVHPNDAGHEYLAGKIAPLIGLQLSR
- a CDS encoding alpha/beta hydrolase, which encodes MATVPDLNRRAVLRMGAAASAAAAGVWALSALLDPLEPQAAPPQAPAPFEPPAAGSSPPTKLTGSFISAARGGVKTNWVIALPPGQKAGAGALRPVIALHSKDGNADQMIEIGVEDGLAQLVKAGKTPFAVVGVDGGNTYWHRRASGVDSGAMVLEELLPMLSSMGMDTSRVGFMGWSMGGYGALHLGAKLGPARTAGICAISPALFTSFTGSTLGAFDSYDDWVQNSVIGVPALSQIPLRVDCGTGDRFYFATRQFVSQLKKPPAGNFSQGGHDVDYWREQLPGELAWMAS